AGGTCTGCACGTCGTCGCGATTCCTGCCGGCCACCGCGATGCGCGACAGCGCGGCGTTCCATGCGGACGACGCGGCGACGCGGACGGCGTCAAAGCTCGCCCCGCCCTCGGCGGCGAGGTTTGCCCGCGCTCCGTCGACACTCACGTAGGAGATCGCGGTCCGCACCTCGACCACCGCGCCCGTCCGGAACTGCACGTACCCCCCGCTGTATGGGGAATCCGCACCGCGGGCGCCGGCGTACACGCCGTAACCGTCCCAGACACCATGGGAGATGAACGGCTGGTTGAACTGCATGGCGAAGTACACGGTGTAGGTGTTCGTCTTGCCGCAGAATCCCCCGCTGGTCGCCGATCCGGTGATGGAGGTGTCGTCCTCAATCGAGAGGGTCGCGGCCGAGTTGCCCGCGAGCGACGCACCGGAACGCACGAGAAACAGGGCCGGCCCACGGTTGTGCGGATAGCGGAACCGGCCGATGCCGGTGCGGGTGGTGGCGGTGAGTTCCGCGGTGACCCCGGTGTCGGGGAACCGCACCGCGTAGTAGCCGGGCACGCCTACCTCGGTGTCGTCGTGGGCGATCCGTTCCCAGGAATTCCACGGACGCGAGCCGACCGGGGTGGTGCTCGGTAACATCGAGATGTCGCCGAACGCCGCGCAACCCACCGAGGCGTGCGTCATGCTGAACCCGGTGGAGCGTTGGTTGTCGTAGTCGTAGCCGGCATAGGTGTGCAGGGTGTCCGGCGAGTACTGGACCATCCCGAACGGCACCGAGGCCCCGGGGAAGTCGTTGATCTCCCCGACCGTCTCGCCTCCCGTCCCGGTCCCGTTGAGCGTGTCAACGTGCTCGACCGGGTTCGCGACGAATCCCGGCTCACCGTCGTAAGCCCTGGGCGGGGCCGCCGCGATGAACGCCATGAAGACAGCCGTCGCCGCCACCAGAGCGATGAGGGCTTTTCGTGACTTCATAGCTTGTCTCTTACTGCATACCGGCCCGTTCCCGCGGACGTTTCGTCTGGATGTGCGGGCACAGGCTGTTCGGCAACGCTGCGCGCCGATTGGGCTACTCTCAGTCGACGTGGCCGGCGCTGGTATCGGCCCAATTCTCGGGAGATGCGACAGATGAAGGTTTTCATCGCGGCAATCGCGACTATGGCGTTGAGCCTGGCGCTCGTTGGTTGCGGCTCTGAGAAGTCCGGTACCAAAGCATCGACGTCGACGTCCGCGTCGACGTCAACCTCGACAACAACATCGACGACAACCCCTGCGACACCAGGCGCGCAGGCCCACAAGACGATCGCCGACTACGTCACCGAAAACCAGATCACCGAGACCCCCATCCATCACGGCGACCCCGGATCCCCGAACATCAACCTGCCCGTGCCCAACGGTTGGCAGCTGCTCCCCGAAAGCGCGGGCGCACCCTATGGCGGAATCGCCTACAGCCAGCCGACGGACCCCAACGACCCCCCCACCATTGCGGCGCTCGTCTCCAAGCTGACGGGCAACGTCGACCCCGCGAAGATCATCGAATACGCCCCGGGTGAGTTGCAGAACCTGCCGGGATACGAGGGCTCCGGCAATGGAACGGCGTCGACTCTTGGCGGCTTTCAGGCGTGGCAGCTGGGCGGCTCATACACGAAGCTCGGCAAGAAGCGGGCCGTCGCACAGAAGACCGTGGTGATCCCCGTTCCCGCCCAGGGGGCGGTATACGTGCTTCAGCTCAACGCCGAAGCCCTCGACGACGAGGCAGGTCCGCTGATGGACGCCACCGGCGTCATCGACGACCAAACAACCATCACCCTCCCCTGATTCGGGCGCACACCAGAAGCCGTCCCATGCGCGCCGAGAACGGCCCCAAGAACGGATCCGAAGTCCTGCTCGAGCAGTTGAAAACCCAAGGCGTGGATTGTATTTTCGCCTCGCCCATCGCGGTCATGGCACCGATCTGGGAAGCGCTGGCCCGCCGGGGCGACGACGCCAAGCCGCGGTACTTCCGCTGCCGCCACGAACTGCTGGCCGTCAGCCTGGCCTCCGGGTACTACAAGGCCACCGGACGCGCCCAGGTCGTGTTTCTGCCCTCGTCGCTGGGCGTGCAAAACGGATCCATGGGCCTGCACACCGCTTTGCAGGAACGCACCCCGATGACCGCGCTGTCACCCGACACGCTCAGCTACGGCGAGGACCCCAAGGCCGATCCCGGCCCCGAGTGGCCCTCGCTGCTGGTCGACCTCGTGGGTCCGGCGCGCAACGCCGAAGCCGTCGTCAAATGGTCGAAACGGGCGCGAACCGCCTCAGAGCTGGTACACGAACTTCATCGCGCCCGCTTTGTCGCCGAGTCGGTTCCGCGTGGCCCGACGGTGCTGGAGGTCCCCTTCGATCTGCTGGTCGGCCCCGGTCACGGTGAGATTCCGGCCTGGGTCACGCCCGCGCCGGTCGTCGCCACCGGTGAACAGATCGATCAGGCCGCTCGGCTGCTCGCCGGGGCCGAGCGCCCGCTGATCATCACCGAGCACGCGGGCCGCACCGACGACGAACGCGACACCCTGGTCAACATCGCCGAGGCGCTCACGGCGCCCGTCTTCGAATTCATGACGCCCGCCTATCACAACTTCCCGCGCTGCCACCCGCTCTACGGCGCCGGGCCCGTGGAGGCGGTGCTGGGTGACGCCGACGCGATCCTGCTGGCCGGGTGCAACGCGCCGTGGCACCCGCCGCACCGGCCGCTGCGGGCGGGGTGCGCCGTCATCCACGCCGACGA
This is a stretch of genomic DNA from Mycobacterium lacus. It encodes these proteins:
- the lpqN gene encoding envelope biogenesis lipoprotein LpqN — translated: MKVFIAAIATMALSLALVGCGSEKSGTKASTSTSASTSTSTTTSTTTPATPGAQAHKTIADYVTENQITETPIHHGDPGSPNINLPVPNGWQLLPESAGAPYGGIAYSQPTDPNDPPTIAALVSKLTGNVDPAKIIEYAPGELQNLPGYEGSGNGTASTLGGFQAWQLGGSYTKLGKKRAVAQKTVVIPVPAQGAVYVLQLNAEALDDEAGPLMDATGVIDDQTTITLP
- a CDS encoding thiamine pyrophosphate-binding protein, which produces MRAENGPKNGSEVLLEQLKTQGVDCIFASPIAVMAPIWEALARRGDDAKPRYFRCRHELLAVSLASGYYKATGRAQVVFLPSSLGVQNGSMGLHTALQERTPMTALSPDTLSYGEDPKADPGPEWPSLLVDLVGPARNAEAVVKWSKRARTASELVHELHRARFVAESVPRGPTVLEVPFDLLVGPGHGEIPAWVTPAPVVATGEQIDQAARLLAGAERPLIITEHAGRTDDERDTLVNIAEALTAPVFEFMTPAYHNFPRCHPLYGAGPVEAVLGDADAILLAGCNAPWHPPHRPLRAGCAVIHADEDPLRPRAAYWGYPTTHTIPGDLAANLQALAANLQRRSATRPAAPEAMARWSAHTAAVRAEGIERARESRSQATGFVPAAELFGELHDVLPGDAICVDEIIAQLPHMLQFLFESKPIRQYRGWAGALGTSLGTALGIKLARPHQLVVSILGDGAWHYNPVVAALGFAQEYDLPLLIVLCDNRCLASQTWNVVHYFPDSDATRERNFIGDVITPTPDYVKVAEAYGGTGERVEQSAALRPALQRALAAVAAGKTFLLDVFVSP